In Candidatus Dependentiae bacterium, a single genomic region encodes these proteins:
- a CDS encoding aldolase: protein MTTQYTVKVPADVPKQKHQTYIENYKIITKQTDNLLLFAYDQKIEHLNDDFYGKSIHPDAASPLHAFEIAQHEAAGAFATHLGLIARYGSDYKNINYIVKLNGKTNLIHKDLLDPVNAPLYTVNDVVTFAINSGLHIRGVGITLYLGSIYEREMLGFAAQQILHAHQHGLITTLWVYPRGKSISNPTDPMIIAGAAGIANSLGSDFVKLQSPQAINDKTSSQWLKVAAQAAGNTKIICSGGAQKELELLLQDVHNHIHLGGIAGSAIGRNIFQHSQKKALTTIHALARIIYERKTVEQTLSLAQ from the coding sequence ATGACTACACAATATACCGTTAAAGTACCAGCAGATGTACCAAAACAAAAACATCAAACATACATAGAGAATTATAAGATTATTACTAAACAAACCGACAACTTGTTGTTATTTGCATATGATCAAAAAATAGAACATCTAAATGATGATTTTTATGGCAAAAGTATTCACCCTGATGCGGCAAGTCCATTACATGCATTTGAAATTGCACAACATGAAGCAGCTGGCGCGTTTGCAACTCATTTAGGCTTGATTGCACGCTATGGTAGCGATTATAAAAACATTAACTACATTGTTAAGTTGAATGGTAAAACAAACTTAATACACAAAGATCTGTTGGATCCTGTTAATGCACCATTATATACTGTTAATGATGTAGTTACCTTCGCAATCAATAGCGGCTTGCATATCCGCGGTGTTGGTATAACCCTCTATTTGGGAAGTATATATGAAAGAGAAATGCTTGGCTTTGCTGCACAACAAATCTTACATGCACACCAACATGGCTTAATTACTACTTTATGGGTATATCCACGCGGAAAAAGTATCAGCAATCCTACCGACCCAATGATTATTGCTGGCGCTGCAGGTATTGCCAATAGTTTGGGTAGTGACTTTGTTAAGCTACAGTCCCCACAAGCAATAAATGACAAAACAAGCTCGCAATGGCTTAAAGTTGCAGCGCAAGCAGCTGGTAATACAAAAATTATTTGTTCTGGCGGTGCACAGAAAGAGCTAGAATTACTTTTACAGGACGTACACAATCATATACACCTTGGTGGTATTGCTGGCAGTGCTATAGGAAGAAATATTTTTCAGCATTCGCAAAAAAAAGCTTTAACCACGATACATGCACTTGCAAGAATTATATATGAACGTAAGACAGTAGAACAAACACTAAGTTTGGCTCAATAA
- a CDS encoding TVP38/TMEM64 family protein has protein sequence MVRNYTWHIAGIVFFLFVFFIAYYLGLFEAVTLTTLQQNASALYFFVQRYFVFSVFIFCALFTTATFLFLPITVLLTLAAGFLFGVSIGTLLVLLSATCGGAIMLLVVRYAIGNRVQEKYADALQMFNDDIKKYGSSYLLMLQLLPITPTFAINLFAGVIPISLWTYMWTTAVGILPGTLIYAIAGRQLHVIKSLNDIMSWPAIIILCLLALLALLPMIVRRYVMK, from the coding sequence ATGGTTCGTAATTATACGTGGCATATTGCAGGAATTGTTTTCTTTTTATTTGTTTTCTTTATCGCATATTATTTGGGCTTATTTGAGGCTGTTACCCTTACTACATTACAACAAAATGCCAGTGCACTATATTTTTTTGTACAAAGATATTTTGTCTTTTCAGTGTTTATTTTTTGTGCATTGTTTACAACAGCAACATTTCTTTTTCTACCTATTACTGTACTATTGACACTTGCTGCAGGATTTTTATTTGGGGTGAGTATTGGGACATTATTGGTTCTATTGAGTGCAACATGTGGCGGTGCTATTATGTTATTGGTAGTGCGGTATGCAATTGGCAATCGTGTGCAAGAAAAATATGCAGATGCGCTTCAGATGTTTAATGATGATATAAAAAAATATGGCAGTAGTTATTTATTGATGTTACAACTATTACCAATAACTCCGACGTTTGCTATTAATCTTTTTGCGGGTGTGATTCCTATTTCTTTATGGACATATATGTGGACAACAGCAGTGGGTATTTTACCTGGTACACTCATCTATGCTATTGCAGGTAGGCAATTGCATGTGATTAAGTCACTCAATGATATTATGTCGTGGCCGGCAATTATTATTTTATGCTTGCTCGCACTATTGGCATTACTTCCCATGATTGTGCGACGATATGTTATGAAATGA
- a CDS encoding TVP38/TMEM64 family protein, with translation MKQVYNKIIITLIFIVLIIVFYFSGITSYINLAVIQQNSVYLKNSIQNNYTVAVLVFICLYIVTIFFSLPFASLLTLSGGFFFGITAGVLYANIGATIGATCGFLLVRYLLYDIIRKKYAYYVQKINRAIQKNGVWYLLLLRLIAFIPFPIANAAISLTDVSLFDFVWTTSIGIVPVSLIYAYAGRQLSTLTSITDVFSMTVLLAFIFFAFLTLLPTLLKRVGYGS, from the coding sequence ATGAAGCAGGTATATAATAAAATTATTATCACACTTATATTTATAGTGTTAATTATAGTTTTCTACTTTTCTGGTATCACAAGCTACATAAACTTAGCAGTAATCCAACAAAACAGTGTCTACTTAAAAAATAGTATACAAAATAATTACACTGTAGCAGTGCTAGTTTTTATATGTTTATATATTGTTACTATTTTTTTTTCATTACCTTTTGCATCGCTGCTTACCTTAAGCGGTGGTTTCTTTTTTGGAATAACCGCAGGTGTTTTATATGCAAACATTGGTGCGACCATTGGTGCAACATGTGGTTTTTTATTAGTACGCTATTTATTATATGATATAATACGCAAAAAGTATGCTTATTATGTACAAAAAATCAACCGAGCGATTCAAAAAAACGGAGTATGGTATTTGCTTTTATTGCGCTTAATCGCCTTTATTCCTTTCCCTATCGCTAACGCAGCTATTAGTTTAACTGATGTGTCTCTATTTGATTTTGTATGGACAACGAGTATTGGTATTGTGCCAGTATCATTGATATATGCCTATGCGGGTAGGCAATTGAGTACACTTACCTCGATTACTGATGTGTTTTCTATGACAGTGTTGCTTGCATTTATTTTTTTTGCATTTCTTACATTGTTGCCGACGTTATTAAAACGAGTTGGTTATGGTTCGTAA
- a CDS encoding TVP38/TMEM64 family protein: MEKYIKYFLALLISISILIMIYCMGFGDCFSIGAISRYTRALDVLIRTNYLMAIFLFCVIFAALITASFPIVVPLTLLGGYSFGVLPGTLYSCLAATVGSLISFALFRYVFAKTVQQHYKDRLVIFNQKIKEEGHSYLLTMHFMLVPFSIINVLAAVTPISWFTFIWTTTVGSFPVLLIYAFVGRQLRTLKSTHGIISWPVMIFLLLLAALAFSPIVIKRLYRK, encoded by the coding sequence ATGGAAAAGTACATCAAATATTTTTTGGCGCTACTAATTAGCATAAGTATACTTATCATGATTTATTGCATGGGCTTTGGTGATTGTTTTTCTATTGGGGCAATTAGTAGATATACTCGTGCATTAGATGTGTTGATCAGAACAAATTATTTGATGGCAATTTTTTTATTTTGCGTCATTTTTGCTGCACTTATCACCGCATCATTTCCTATTGTTGTACCTTTGACTTTGCTTGGTGGTTATTCATTTGGTGTATTACCGGGCACCCTTTATTCTTGCTTAGCTGCAACGGTTGGTTCGCTCATTTCATTTGCGCTTTTTCGTTATGTGTTTGCAAAAACGGTTCAGCAACATTACAAAGATCGTTTAGTTATATTTAACCAAAAAATAAAAGAAGAAGGGCATAGTTATTTACTTACTATGCACTTTATGCTTGTACCATTCTCTATTATTAATGTGCTTGCTGCCGTAACGCCAATATCGTGGTTTACCTTTATTTGGACTACGACTGTTGGTAGTTTTCCTGTACTACTTATTTATGCATTTGTCGGTAGGCAATTGCGTACGCTTAAATCTACTCATGGTATTATTTCCTGGCCAGTTATGATATTTTTGTTACTACTGGCAGCATTAGCATTTTCGCCAATTGTTATAAAAAGGTTATATAGGAAGTGA
- a CDS encoding FAD-dependent oxidoreductase, which translates to MACDYDLVIIGGGAAGLTAAKTAQGFGKKVLIIEKKQLGGECTWTGCVPSKALIKIAQVSHYANRLSDFGLKTLHPVEINADNCMSVVRQRVQDVYAAHTPEVLRRLGIGVLIGAAVFKDKHTVVVDDKTISFKKCIIATGSRPYIPHIEGLDAVDYYTNNTIFNIDSLPRSLVILGGGAIGSEFACAFNRLGVQITIIEKQKRILLHEDSECVTLLSRHMQQAGIRILADHKAAKIVKQENGNIALTCVNSAGKQQDIYTDALLIAVGRAVNIGGLYLERAGVKTRKRGIIVDKYLCTTARNIFAAGDVVGPYQFSHMAWHQATTAVYNAFLFFFKKTVDYKNAMWVTFTCPELATAGLTEGAARKKYGKKIRVYKKEYKYFDRAVCDDQKIGMLKVICDKKGFIIGAHAVGAHAGDIIHELQIAKVKKIKFSDLVSIVHAYPTYAEIVWHVAKKAYVQGLQQNIFLMILKKLFGK; encoded by the coding sequence ATGGCGTGCGACTATGATTTGGTTATTATTGGCGGTGGTGCAGCAGGTCTGACTGCTGCAAAAACGGCACAAGGCTTTGGAAAGAAAGTTTTAATTATAGAGAAAAAACAATTGGGTGGAGAATGCACTTGGACAGGGTGCGTGCCGAGTAAAGCATTAATAAAAATCGCTCAAGTGTCGCATTATGCAAACCGCTTGAGTGATTTTGGTTTAAAAACACTGCATCCTGTAGAAATCAACGCAGATAATTGTATGAGTGTTGTTCGCCAACGGGTGCAAGATGTATATGCAGCGCATACGCCAGAAGTTCTTAGAAGACTTGGTATTGGAGTGTTGATAGGAGCAGCTGTTTTTAAGGATAAACATACAGTTGTAGTTGACGACAAAACAATTTCGTTTAAAAAGTGTATTATAGCAACTGGATCACGCCCATATATTCCACATATTGAAGGGTTAGATGCCGTCGATTATTACACAAACAATACTATTTTTAATATCGATTCATTGCCACGATCATTGGTTATTTTGGGTGGTGGTGCTATTGGTTCAGAGTTTGCATGTGCGTTTAATAGACTTGGTGTGCAAATTACTATTATCGAAAAGCAAAAACGTATTTTACTACATGAAGATAGCGAGTGTGTAACATTACTTTCTCGCCATATGCAACAAGCAGGTATTCGTATTCTTGCTGATCATAAAGCAGCAAAAATTGTAAAACAGGAAAACGGCAATATTGCTCTTACGTGTGTAAATAGTGCGGGTAAACAACAAGATATCTATACAGATGCGTTGTTGATAGCTGTTGGGCGTGCGGTAAATATAGGTGGTTTGTACTTAGAAAGAGCAGGTGTCAAAACTCGCAAACGTGGTATTATTGTTGACAAGTATTTATGCACGACTGCGCGTAATATTTTTGCAGCTGGTGATGTAGTGGGGCCTTATCAATTTAGTCATATGGCATGGCATCAAGCAACGACAGCTGTATATAATGCTTTTCTTTTCTTTTTTAAAAAAACGGTTGACTATAAAAATGCAATGTGGGTTACTTTTACTTGCCCAGAATTGGCAACAGCAGGTTTGACTGAAGGTGCTGCACGCAAAAAATATGGTAAAAAAATCAGGGTATATAAAAAAGAATATAAATATTTTGACCGTGCTGTGTGCGATGATCAAAAAATTGGTATGCTCAAAGTTATTTGTGATAAAAAAGGTTTTATTATTGGTGCGCACGCAGTAGGTGCGCACGCGGGTGATATTATTCATGAGCTGCAAATAGCAAAAGTAAAAAAAATTAAATTTTCTGATTTAGTGTCAATCGTCCATGCATATCCAACGTATGCAGAAATTGTGTGGCATGTTGCTAAAAAGGCATATGTGCAAGGGTTGCAACAAAATATATTTTTGATGATACTAAAGAAATTGTTCGGTAAGTAA